In the Syntrophales bacterium genome, one interval contains:
- a CDS encoding type II toxin-antitoxin system RelE/ParE family toxin — MVLKLKYHPDVKRSDLPKIDVRNRAMIKRAIEDRLATQPEAYGKPLQRTLKGYWKLRVGDYRVIFKVSSDDILILGIIHRKEVYRLIKKRIEA, encoded by the coding sequence ATGGTCTTAAAACTCAAATACCATCCGGACGTTAAAAGATCTGACCTGCCTAAAATTGATGTGAGAAACAGGGCCATGATCAAGAGAGCCATCGAAGATCGGCTTGCCACACAACCTGAGGCCTATGGAAAACCGTTGCAAAGAACCCTTAAAGGATACTGGAAGCTAAGAGTCGGAGATTACCGTGTTATTTTCAAGGTTTCCAGTGACGATATTTTAATTCTCGGTATAATCCATCGAAAAGAAGTTTACAGGCTCATCAAAAAACGGATAGAAGCTTAA